GGCGGCGGCGATTCCTGTCGCAGGGCGGCTCAGGGCGGAGTAGCCCAGCGACAGGCATCTGGAGAGCAGCGCCGCCAGTTGGTATGGGCTCGTCACACCGCTCCCGCAGCGTGGTGGCAGGGTGACCGTGATCGCCGCGAAGTCCCCGACCGGAGGCACGGTCGGCCGGGCCCGGCAGGCCCTTGATCCGGGCGAAGCCAGCACGGTGGCAGTCGCCCGGATCACCCGGCTCGACGAGGTCGTCAGTGCCTAGCTGGTGTGGAGCGGCAGGGTGAACTCCTGCCGCTCCAAGGGCTCGACGGGCGTCATCAGGTGGCGGAGAACTGGTTCCAGGGGAATCCACGGCCCCGGGGTGATCGGGTCCGTCGACTCCAAGAAGGCCGCCGCCCGGATCAGCGTCGGGGGTCGCCCGTGCTGCTCCTGCTGGACAAGGGCGCAGTGCGCAAGGTGTCGGGCCCCGGGCAGGCTCCACCAGGTTCGGCTGGCCTTCGACAGGACTCGGGCTCCGCCCTGATACCGCACAGTGTCCGGGAGTTGCAGGGCCATGGGAAACAACTCGTAGGAGTAGGGCGGTAGTTGCTGATCGCTCACTGCGAACTCGATGCCGACAGTGGCGATGGTCGCGCCGGCGAGGCCGCGATTGACGACATGAACGCCCAAGTAGCGTTCGCTATCGGCGAGTTCCATCCGGGTGGCGCCTTCGGATTCCAGTCGTGTGGGGATCATGAACTGCCCCTCCACAGTGAACCCGCCGAGCAGCTCGACCTCGAAGTCCGGAACCGTCAGG
This genomic interval from Kitasatospora gansuensis contains the following:
- a CDS encoding HNH endonuclease signature motif containing protein; this translates as MSPTRSVIGLLFRSASHCAFIHADGRPCPQPLIEWEQGYPTKAVDVAHIRSASPDGPRHDPDYTDTDSFDNLLLACQKHHRMIDYPKRGEVVYPIELCDEWKRRQVAQPGLPPEVLSTSAMAEITRQVEAKLQALTVPDFEVELLGGFTVEGQFMIPTRLESEGATRMELADSERYLGVHVVNRGLAGATIATVGIEFAVSDQQLPPYSYELFPMALQLPDTVRYQGGARVLSKASRTWWSLPGARHLAHCALVQQEQHGRPPTLIRAAAFLESTDPITPGPWIPLEPVLRHLMTPVEPLERQEFTLPLHTS